The window CTCGCTTTCGGCAATGTTCATCCTCGCCGCATTATGCTTGCTGGCCGGAATCCTGCCGGGGTTCGTGATCGATGCGCTTTCGCCGATCACGGTTCAGATCCTCGACGGGCGCATGCCGATCCAGGCCAATGAAGCCTGGCTTTCGATCGTCCCGATTGCGGAGAGCCGCAGTTCATACAACGGGTTGCTCGTGATGGTATTCATCGCGATATCCGCGTCGTTCGCCGTGTTTTTCATTCATCGCTTTGCCTCTCATGCGCTGCGGCGCGGACCGGCCTGGGGCTGCGGTTTTACTGATCCGACGCCTGCGGCTCAGTATTCCGGCGCAAGTTTCGCCCAACCGATCCGACGCGTTTTCGGCACGCTGGTGTTCCACGCCCGCGATCATGTCGAGATGCCCGCTCCCGGAGACATCAGGCCGGCACGGCTCAGGATCGAATTGCACGATCTGATCTGGGAGAGAATGTACGAACCTATCGCCGGTGCGGTCGGCGCGTCTTCCGAAAAGCTCAATCGCCTGCAATTTCTGACCATTCGGCGATATCTCAGTCTCGTCTTTGCCACGCTCGTCACGCTGCTGCTGGTGCTCGCGATATGGTCGTGATCTCGGACATCGTCGTGCAGGGTGTGCAGATGCTGCTGGTGCTGCTGCTTGCGCCGCTATTGACCGGCTTCGTGCGCAAGATCAAGGCTCGGCTGGTGCGTCGCAAAGGCGCTTCGGTGTTTCAACCCTATCGCGACCTGCTGCGGCTGCTCCGCAAGGAAGTCGTGCTGGCGGAGAACGCCTCGTGGTTGTTCCGCGTCACACCCTATGTGACCTTTGCCGCGATCTGGGTCGCCGCCGCTTTGGTGCCGACTTTTGCAACCGGTCTCTTGTTCAATTGGACCGCCGACCTGATCGCCATCGTTGCCCTGTTGGGAAGTGCACGCTTTTTCCTGGCGCTCGCGGGGATGGATGTCGGCACCAGTTTCGGCGGCATCGGCTCCAGCCGCGAAGTCATGATCGCAGCGCTTGCCGAGCCGGCGATGCTGCTGATTTTTTTCTGCCTGGCGCTCGTTGCCGGCTCGACCCAACTCTCGACGGTGGCAAATGTCATGGCCTCGTCCTACGTGGGCTTGCGGGTCTCGCTGGGAATGGCGCTCATCGCGCTGATCATGGTGGCGCTCGCCGAGAACGCGCGAATCCCGGTCGACAACCCGGCCACACATCTCGAGCTCACCATGGTGCATGAGGCGATGGTTCTCGAATACTCCGGGCGCCATCTCGCAATGATCGAATTCGGTGCGTTTCTGAAGCTGTTGCTCTATATCTCGCTGATCGCCTGCGTGTTCCTGCCCTGGAAGATCGCCGTCTTCGGCACCGGCCCGTTGTCGTATGCCATCGGCGCTGGCGCCTATCTCGTCAAACTCGCGGCTGCCGGATTTCTACTTGCGTTGTTCGAAACCGCGACGGCGAAAATGAGAGTTTTTCGTGTTCCTCAGTTTCTCGGCGCCGCGCTTATGCTGGGCTTGCTCGGCACGCTGCTCTTGTTCGTGTCGAGGAGTTTCTGATGCAGATGCACAGCCTCTCCTTCGACGTCTCGCACACGCTCGCCGGCGGACTGGTCCTGATCAGCTTCATGATGCTGTACCAGGACCGGCTTTATTCGCTGCTCAACGTCTTTGCGCTTCACGCGTTGGTGCTCGCGTTTTCCGTCGCTTGGCAGGCTTATATCCAGAATGCGCCTCATCTCTACGTGACCGCGGCGATTGCGCTCGTCTTCAAGGCGATCGTTATCCCGGTGGCGCTGCACCGCATCGTCCAGCAGCTCGGGATTCACCGGGACATCGAGTCGGCCGTGGGGATCGGCCCGACCATGCTGGCCGGGATGGGGCTGGTTGCCCTCTCCATGGTTCTGATGCTGCGGGTCACCGCCGATGCCGACCCGCTCGCGCGCGAAGATCTCGCCTTCGCACTGTCGGTCGTGCTGCTCGGGCTGCTGGTCATGGTGACGCGGCGCAATGCCGTCAGTCAGGTCGTTGGATTCATGTCGCTTGAGAATGGACTGGTGCTGGCGGCTACCGGTGCCAAAGGTATGCCGCTGGTCGTCGAGATCAGCGTAGCCTTCTCGATCCTGATCGCCTTCATCGTCATCGGCATCTTCCTATTCCGAATTCGCGAGCGCTTCGATTCCGTGGACGTCTCCGCACTCGACGACTTCCGGGGCGAGCGGCGATGAGCGTATTCTCCTTCGATCCTGTAACGGCTGTCCTGCTGATTCCGATCGGCTCGGCAGTGTTGCTCGCCGCGTTGCCCGGCTACCGGCTGACAGCGCGGTTAAACGTCGTTGCGAGCCTGGCGACATTTCTTTCGGCGCTTTCGCTGTTCGTGATCGAACGTCCGCAGCCCGGGCCGTACGTGCAGATCGACGATCTCAACATCGTCTTCATCGTGCTCAATACGTTCGTGGGTTTCACGACCAGCGTCTTCAGCGCGAGCTACATTGCGCACGAGATCGAAACAGGGCGCTTGACCCCGGTCTACCTGCGTTTCTACCACGCCATGTATCAGACCATGATGTTCGGCATGAACCTCGCTTTCGCGTCGAACAACATCGGTCTGATGTGGGTGGCGGTGGAAGTCGCGACCCTGACGACGGTGCTGATGGTCGGCATCTATCGCACCCACGCCGCTTTGGAGGCGGCGTGGAAATATTTCATCCTGGGCAGTGTCGGAATAGCGTTCGCGCTGTTCGGCACGATCCTGGTCTATATGGCGGCGCGTCCGATCGTGGGTGAGGGCCAGGACGGCATGGTTTGGACGGTGTTGATCCAACATGCAGCGAATTTTGATCCTGCCCTGCTTAACGTCGCTTTCATCTTCCTGTTTCTCGGATACGGGACAAAGGTTGGGCTCGCGCCGCTGCATGCCTGGTTGCCTGATGCGCACGCCGAAGGTCCAACGCCAATATCCGCGGTATTGTCGGGGCTGCTGCTGAACGTTGCGCTCTATGCGCTATTGCGCTTCAAGATATTGCTTACCGCCAATCCAGCGGCGATCGCTCCCGGCCCCTTGATGGTGACGATGGGCCTGCTCTCGCTGGTCTTCGCGTCGTTCATGCTCTACCGCCGCCGCGACATCAAACGCCTGTTCGCCTATTCCTCGATCGAACATATGGGCATTATTGTTTTTGCGTTCGGAATGGGGGGCCCGCTCGCTAATTTTGCCGGGCTGCTGCACATGGTGATGCACAGCCTGACCAAGTCGGCAATCTTCTACGCGGTCGGCCATATCTCGCAGATCAAAGGCACGCAGAGGATCGCCAATATCCGGGGCCTGACGGTGACTCATCCGGCGCTCGGCTGGGGTCTGGTCATAGGCGTCGTCGCGATTGCCGGACTGCCGCCGCTTGGCATCTTCATGAGCGAATTTCTCGTGGTCAGTTCAACCTTTGCGCGGCAGCCGCTGCTCGCTCTCGCGCTGGTGTTCGGGTTGTTGCTTGCGTTCGGCGCATTGACTTTGCGCCTGACCAGCGTTGCATTCGGCGAACCCCGCGGCAGCAAGAAGCCTGCGGAAGCCTCTTACGTGCCAATGTTTGCGCATCTTGCGCTTGTCTTCGGCGCGGGAATCTATCTTCCCGCGCCGCTCGTGGTCTGGTTCCAGCACGTGGCCCGCCTGCTTGGATAGTCTGGAGATAACGAGATATGCCGTCGCTGATTGATCTGACCCTGGAGGGCCGCGCGATAGAGCAGCATCACCCGTGGCCGCGTGCGACGGTCGATGCTTCGGTGTGGGAATTTGCAGCCAGTGAACTCGCCCATGGGCGTTGGAGCCTGCTCGGCCTTTGGGGTGAGCCGTCTACGGTGCACATGGCTATCATGGACGGGGATACGGCTGACATCGCGATAGTCAGCCTCGATTGCCCCGAACGCAACTATCCTTCGGTTGCCAAGCACCACCGGCCGGCCCTTCGACTGGAGCGCACCATCCACGATCTGTTCGGACTATCGGCCGAAGGTTTGCCCGATGCCCGCCCCTGGCTCGATCACGACCGTTGGGGTATCCGCTTCCCGCTGGGAGATCGCGTCAAGGCGTTGTCGATGGCGGCTCCATACCGTTTCTTGGCGGCGGAAGGCGACGGCCTGCATCAGATCGCCGTCGGTCCGGTGCATGCAGGCATCATCGAACCCGGACATTTCCGCTTCACGGCCAGTGGAGAGACCGTGGTTCGGTTGGAGCAGCGGCTTGGGTATACCCACAAGGGTGTCGATGGGTTGATGATTGGAGCTAGTCTCGAACGGGCCGCGCAGCTTGCGGGCCGCATATCGGGAGACAGCACCGCCTCCTATTCCTACGCGTTTTCGCGGGCGGCCGAGGCGGCTCTGGAACTCATTGTGCCGGATCGCGCCGTGTGGCTACGCGCCCTGATGGCGGAACTCGAGCGGCTCGCCAACCATCTCGGCGACATCGGCGCAATCTGCAACGATGCCTCATTCGCACTCATGCACGCTCATTGCAGCGTCCTGCGCGAGAGCGTCCTGCGCGCATCCCGTAACGTATTCGGCCATCGATTGATGCGGGATATCATTGTACCCGGCGGCGTGACCCGCGACATCGACGATCCAGGGATAGAGGCCATCCAGTCGATGCTGGATAACATCCGCCGGCGTTTTCCGGCCTTGCTCGAACTATACGACAACACCGCGTCGCTCCAGGATCGTACGGTCGATACCGGCGTGCTCAAACCTGCGCTGGCCAGGCAATATGCCGCCGGAGGTTACGTCGGCCGCGCCTCCGGGCGCGCCTTCGACGCGCGCAAAGCCCTTGGCTATCCGCCATACGACAGCTTGAGCTTTGACGCGCCGGTTCTGAACGAGGGCGATGTCAACGCCCGGGTCTGGATCCGGATACGCGAGGTCGAGCAGAGTGTTTCACTGATCGACCAGATATTGGACCGCCTTCCCGAGGGCCCAACGGGCACCCTTGCCGGGCATCGGCGGGAGCCACGGGAGGGCATGGCTGTCGTCGAGGGATTCCGGGGTGACATCCTGGTCTGGCTCCGCCTACGGGATGGCCAAGTAGAACGATGCCACCTACGCGACCCATCATGGTTCCAATGGCCGCTGCTCGAGGCGGTGATCGAGAACAATATCGTCGCCGATTTTCCACTCTGCAACAAATCGTTCAATTGCTCCTATTCCGGACACGACCTTTAGGGGGAGGCGATGCGCAAACTTCTCTTTCAGAGTCTCTTTAGAGGTCCGCTTACGGAGCAAGCGCCCTCCCAGAGCGAAACTGCCGTCGAAGAACTCGCGGCCGCGGTCAAGCATGCTGCGCGGTCGCGGCTCGGTAGAAGTCTCTCGATACGGGAGGTCGACGCAGGATCCTGCAACGGCTGCGAGCTTGAAATTCACGCTTTGAACAACGCCTATTACGACGTCGAACGCTTCGGCATTCGGTTCGTCGCCTCACCGCGCCACGCCGACGTGCTTATGGTCACCGGGCCCGTGACCAAGAACATGAGCGACGCGTTGGAGCGCACCTATCTCGCAATGCCCAATCCAAAATGGGTTGTAGCCGTCGGAGATTGTGCACGCGACGGCGGGTGTTTCGCCGGAAGCTACGCAGTGGTCGGGGGCGTCTCACGGGTTATTCCCGTCGACCTTCATATTCCTGGCTGTCCGCCGGCACCCGCAACGATCTTGCAGGGACTTTTGTCTCTCCTCGATCAAGCGGCCAACAAGGCCGCGACACCGAGCCGTGGCGGCCAAGCACATGAATGAGGCACATGAATACGGTGCGTAACAGCCCCGCCCTGCTGGCTCCGGAGAAACTGGGGTTGTCGCGCCGCCGCTATCCAACCCGCGCGTCGCGCCGTCACCGCCGTGGTCAAATTTTCTGCAGCTGGTCAAACTCTCCAGACTATCGGGTCCTTGCCACGGCCGCCCGCGACGCGCCGGCCTTAGGCTGTCGGGGACGGATCATCTTCGGGGTTCCGATATGCTCCCTGAGTCGAACTCCCCGACCGCCCGACGTACTCGATCCGCCAGGCCCGATAAGCTCAATGCCGGCCCCCTCCAGCGCCGAAACAAGCTTCATGAGTGAGTCCACGTTGCCCCTGATCACACCATCGCTCGCCTCCATCCGCTGAATTGTAGGCACCGAAAGGTCCGCGAGCTCCGCCGTCTTGCGCTGATCGATGTTGAGAAGGGCCCTTGCGGCCCGAAGTTGATTTGAGGTGATCATCAGAAAAGAAGCCAGCCCTTGAGACGGTAAAGAGTAGTATATACGATCTAAATCGTGTTCTCAAGTATCGAAACATATATGCAATATATCAAAACGGACTAGACAAGATGTCTTAAACATTAGTCATAACGTTATAAGCACTCATATCGCTGTCTTTCTCATACTTTCTACCGTATTTGCAGTTATGCTACGACAAGCGCCGGGCGACGGCCTAGTAGCCCTCACAGGTGGGTCTGGGCATGCTCCTGCTCGGTAGATTTCAAGGCAAAAATGGACAGATCGACGTTGTCGAGTGCTCGCACGACGGCACCCGCGTCTATTCCGAAGAGGGCGTGCGGCAAAGCCAGGCTACGCCGAACGGCGAGAGTGTGTTTACATACATCAACATCATGGAGACCTTTCTCGATCGGTCCGCCAACGTCTTGATACTCGGCTGCGGCGGCGGAAATCTCGCGACACGCCTGACAAGACTCGGCAAGCATGTGACAGTCGTCGATATCAATCCGCTTTCGTTCACGATCGCGCGTAGATTCTTCGGCCTGCCTGGCGACATCGTCTGCATCACGTCGGACTTCCGAAGCTACGTTCGCGATTGCCGCAGCTCGTACGATGCGATCGCAATCGACGTGGGCGGCCCTGGCTTCTCTTTCGCGACCGAATTCGACGAATGGACTTGCGACGCAATTCGATCTCGGTTGGCGCCAGCTGGGCGCGTCGTGATGAACGCTCTGGTCGTGCATGACATCGATCCGAATCCAGACCGCATTACCGCCCGTCTTTCAGGGAACGAACTCCATTCATGGATCGTGGACGAGCCTGGAGTCAGCGATCGAAACGCCATTATCGCCTGCCTTCCCGAAAAGGTGTTGCCTGCACCGGGGCCGCTGATGCGCATTCTGCAAGCCTCCGATGAAAAGTGGGTCGTCCGCAGGTCCAGGCTTCGCAAATACGATCTTGGATCGCTGCGTCGGTCCTCATGAGCGAAAGGCAGGAAGTCCGGATCACCAGCGTTGGAGTTGCGTCTTCGCCAAGAATCGGACCGGCCAACGTGGGGGAGAAGGGCGCACGCGTCGCTATATCGATGCCTGCTTGATTCGCTCGCGGCTAAGCGGCAGGTCCCTTATCCGTTTGCCAATCGCGTCCGCAACCGCGTTGGCGACCGCCCCGGCCGCCGGGCCTTGGCCGGTTTCGCCTGCTCCGAGGAAAGGCAGCCCCGGCCGGTTGATGAGGTGAACCTCAATGCTGTCCGGCACCTGAGCGAACCGCATGATCGGATATGTGGACCAGTCGATGCTGGTGATGCGCGTGTCGTCGAAACTGACGCTTTCATACAGCGTCCAGCTCGCCGATTGCAGGATCGCTCCCTCGACTTGGTTGACCAGTCCGTCGGGATTGACTATTTGCCCGCTGTCGACTGCGGCAACGGCGCGCGCGAGCCGCGTGCGGCCGGAGTCGCGGTCGACCTCGACTTCAGCCGCAATCGCGCAATAGGCCGCGAGGTTCTTGTAGCGGGCGAATGCAAAGCCGCGGCCGCGACCGGCTTTCCTTTGATAACTGCTCCAGCGGAATTTCTCGGCGGCGGCTGCGACGACGTCTCGCGCACGCGGATCCTCCAGGTGCTTCAGGCGGAATTGGACCGGATCTTGACCTGCCGCCTCGGCAAGCTCGTCCATGAAGCTCTCGATCGAGAACACGTTCATGTAGGCGCCGAGCGCCCGCAACGCGGAAACCCGGAGCGGCATCGTCGGCAAAAAGTGGTGCACCACGCGTGCGTTCGGAAACTTGTAGAGCGGGATCGCATTGCGGTCGCCGCCTCCCTCGGGCAAGGGCAGCGGCTTCGGCGCGGGGACGGCGAACGCATCAGCGAGGTGCTGAGCTGCCAGCAGCGAACCCGCGCCGCCGGGCCGCATCGAATGCGTGTTGCTCCAGACCTCGTGATACCAGTCGCGGATCGCGCCGTCTTCTCCGAGGCTGGCCGCGAGATGGGTCACCATGGCAGGGCCGTAAGGCTCCCAGCCATGCTCCTGCTCGCGCATCCACTGAACACGCACCGGCACACCGGGATAGCCGCGCGCGATCAGCGCGGCATCCGCTGCCGCATCGTCGGCGCCGTTGTGTCCATAACAGCCGGAGCCTTCGACATGAATGCAGCGGACGTTCTCCTTCGGCAGGCGCAGCATCTCGGCGATAGCATCGCGGTCAGGAAAGACGCCCTGGGTGTGGGTCCAGACGGTCACCTCGTCTCCGCTGGCCTGCGCCACCGCACACGATGGTCCGATCGAGCCATGTGACTGGTAGGGCCGGGTGAACCTGGCCTCGAGCCTGCGTCCGCCGCTGCCCCCCGGCTGCCCCTGCTTCAGGATCTCGAAATCCTGCGACGGCAGCGAGGTGATGGCGTCACGCAGCTCAGGGAGCCGCGGCAAGGTGGCATGCTCCTCCCACGTCGCCGCGGCCGCGAGACGCCGCATCGCCTTGACCGCCTGATACTCGCCTTTGGCGATGACGGCGAGGAAATTGCCGTCGCGCACCACCTTGACCACGCCGGGCGCCCTCTCGACCTGGCTCGTATCGATCGAAACCAGCCGCGCTCCGTAGCTCGGCGGCCGGATAATTCGCGCGTGCACCATATCGGGTGGTCGCATATCCTGAACGTAGGCGGCGCCGCCGGTGACTTTGGCCGGAATGTCCACGCGCCGCACCGCGATGTTCATCACCGCGAAGGTGCTTGGATCTTTCAAAGGTGAGTTCGGCTGCGCCCGAACGTGGAGCATCTGGTCGGCTACGAGCTCGCCGTAGGACAGCTTGCGTCCATCCGGAGCTGTCACGGCCCCGCCACTGGTCTTGAGCTGATCTGCCGGCAGACCCAAACGCCGGCCGGCCTCGGCGATCAGGAGCATCCGGACCTGGGCAGACGCATGCAGGATGGCGGTACCGCTGTCCTGCATGGAATGGCTGCCAGCCGTAAATCCCTCGTTCGCGGTCAGCGCGGTGTCCGCGGTCTGCAGGGCGAGAGCCGCAAGCGGCACATCGAGCTGTTCGGCCGCCACCTGCAGCAGCGCGGTCTTGATGCCCTGCCCGAGTTCGGCCTTTCCGGTGAAGACCGTGATCGCGCCGTTGGCGTCGATGCGGATCCAGCTGTCGAGCAACGGCGCATGCTTCAGGCTGCCGGGTAAGGACTCCGGCGGTGGCACGCGCGCACCGGACGGGACATGCTGGGCCGCACCGTCCTCCTGTGCCAGCACCCGCGCCGCGGCGAAGCTGACGATCAGCGCACCGGCACCGGCGACAACATGCCGACGGGAAAGAACGACGGGCATGCCGGTCATGGCGACGCCCTCCCGCTTGTGCCGGCGTCCGCCGTCTTCATCAGCGCTGCTGCGCGCTTGATGGCTCGCATGATGCGCATATGGGTCCCGCAGCGGCAGAGGTTCGGCTCCATCGCGGTTCGGATGTCAACATCCGACGGGCTGGAATTCTTTCTCAGGAGTGCCTGCGCCCGCATCATCATGCCGGCAATGCAGTAGCCGCACTGCGCAGCCTGTTCCTCGATGAAGGCACGCTGCATCGGGCCTGGCGAGCCCTCTGTGCCCAAGCCTTCGACGGTGGTCACCTCCTTGCCGGCAGCGAGCAGCAGCGGCGTCAGACAGGAAAACACCGCCTCGCCATTGAGCAAGACCGTACATGCGCCGCATTGGCCAAGACCACAGCCGAATTTGGGGCCGTTCAGCCCAAGCTGGTCGCGCAGGATATAGAGTAGAGGAGTATCGGGCTCCGCACCGAGCGTGTGCTCGTGCCCGTTGCCGATGAGCTTGATCATCGCACCTCCCGCTGGCTGACGACGCCGAGAGCCGGATCGGTGCTCGGCGCCGGATAGATGCCGACGTCGAACTTGCCGGTGCGCGCATCGCGGATGTCCTGATCAATGTTCGTCCAGGCTGGTCCGTCACTGAACCGCTGCCGGACATAGGTCACGAGAGCCCGGAGTTGCTCGTCGCTCATGGCCTCGCTGAAGCCCGGCATGATCGGGCTGCGCAGACCATTGGACGGTGGCAGGCCCCAAAGCACCACATTGATCAGATTGCGGGCCGTGGGGCCGTTCGGCCCCGTGCTCCGCGCCAGATCGATTCCGCCATACGGCACGGCGCGCCTACTCTCGTGGCATGGTGCGCAGGTCGCGGTATAGATGGCACCGCCCGTGGTCGTCATCGTCGGTGTCGTGGTCTCGGTGTCGCCGCTCGTCGATCCCGCGCCGCGACCAACCTCGGTCGTGGATTTGAGGATTGCGCGTCCTCGCTGCGCCCGCTCAAGCGAAGGTGGGCCGGCGATGTCGGCGACGTACGTGGCCATCGCCGCAAGGTCGTCGTCGGGCAGCACGCCGAGATTGTCGATGACCGGCGCCATGGGACCGCGCGCGGCGCCGTGCGCGGCATGCCAGCCGTGGCGGAGATAGTGAAAGAGAGCATCCTTGTCCCAGGGGACGGAAGACGGCGAGTTGGCGTTCAGCGCGTAGGCGGTCCAGCCCTCGGCCTCACCACCAGTGTAGGGTTTGTTGCGCTGCTCAGCCCCGAGGGTATTGCGCGGGGTGTGGCAACTGCCGCAGTGGGCAAGGCCCTCGACGAGATAGGCGCCGCGATTCCACGCCGCATCACGCTGAGAGTCTGGCTGAAATACGCCCGGGCGGAAAAACAGGAGCTTCCAGCCGGCGACCGCAAAGCGCAAGTTCAAGGGAAACCGGAGATCGTTGGGAGGTGCCTCCGCGCGCACCGGCTGACGGGTCATGAAATAGGCATACAGCGCACCGATATCTTCGCCGGTGACGTGCGTGAAGTGATCGTAAGGGAACGCGGGATAGAGATGTCGGCCTTCCCGGTCGACGCCATCGTGCATGGCCCGCGCGAACGCCGCCTCCGACCAGCGGCCGATTCCGGTCTCGGCGTCAGGTGTAATGTTGGTCGTAAAGATCGACCCGAACTGGGTCGGAATCCGCAATCCACCGGCGAAACTCGGCCCGTTGGCTCGCGTATGGCAGGTGTTGCAGTTGCCGATCGACGCGAGCACGTCGCCGCGACGCACGAGCTCCGGATCGAAACTGGATGCCTTTGGCGGATCGATCGCGGGGATCGCGGAATGCCAAGCGAACACGCCGTAGCTGCCGGATACGAGCACGACCAGCAAGACCACCAAGCCGATCAGCCGAGATAAGACCATCCACACGTGTCCGCCGCGCCTGAATTTGACAACGGCGCCCGATCGCCCGAGTTCCTCACAGCGTCCCACCGGCTTTTCTCGTCAGGACCGAAGCTGGAATTGCACGTCCCACAACGCATTTAGTCCCAATGCAGTTCATATAGTTGCCGACCGAAATTAACCCCGGGATGGTTTCGTTGCGACATCGGACGGAGTGTCTTCAACGTCGCAAGCAACGTATTTGCGACCCACGCGTTCTCCGCTGGATTCACGGCTTCACAAGATCGCAGTTCATGACGGCATTCGAACATGGCACGCGTCCTGATCGGCACGTCCGGCTGGCATTACCAGTCCTGGCGCGGCTCCTTTTTTCCGGAAGGTTTGCCGCTGAAACAGCAGCTTCGTTTTTACGCCAGCCAGTTCGAGACCACCGAGCTGAACGGTGTCTTCTACCGCACACCGACGCCCGAGGCGGTGAAGGCTTGGCGGGAGCAGACCGGCGAGGACTTCATCTTCGCCTGGAAGGCGTCCAAATTCATCACGCATTGGAAGCGTCTGTCCGATGCCAGCGAAAACAGCCTCGCGCTGCTGGAGGATCGCGCTTCCTTACTTGTCGGCAAGGTTGGTCCGATCCTGTTCCAGCTGCCGCCGCAGTTCGAAGCCAATGCCGACAGGCTTGCCTCCTTCTTCAAGCTGCTGTCGAAGAAGCGCCGCTACAGTTTCGAGTTTCGGCATCCGAGCTGGTATCAATCCCGCATCCTGCGGATGCTGGCGGACGAGAACATCTCGCTCTGTCTGTCAGATCATCACGATGCACCGGCGCCCTGGAAGCGCACAGCCGACTTCGTCTATGTGCGCGGTCACGGCCCAAGCGGGCGTTACCACGGCCACTACACCAAGCCCACGCTCGCGCAATGGGCGAGGCGCATCACATCCTGGAAGCGGCAGGGCTGCGACGTCTATGTCTATTTCGACAACGACCAGAAGAGCGCAGCGCCAGCCGATGCGCGGAAGCTGAAGGCGTTGCTCGAGCCCACGCTCAGGGACCACCCGCAACCGAACCGGCGATCACCATGACGAGATCGGCAAGATCGACCTTTCCGTTGACGATCAGCTCCTCCGAGGAACCTTCAACCTTCAGCGATTGCGGCCGGTTGGCCGCCTGACGCATCAACTCGTCCAAAATTGCTTCCTTGAGTTTTTCTTCCAGCATCGGCTTTCCCTCAGGTCGCCATGGCGCGGCAGGACTCGGCACACGATCGGCACATCGCGACGCATTCATCCATGCCGCCAAGGCGCTCGCAGTCCTGCGCACATTCGGCGCAGATCTCGGCACACTCGCCGCAGGTATGCTTGTGATGCGGGGTGTTGATGAGCATAAAGTGCGCTGATGTCCGGCACATTTCGGCGCACGCCATCATCAGGCGGAAATGCTTCGGCTCGACATGCTTTCCGCCGGTCTCAAGGCAGTGGTTCATGGCCGTGCCGAGGCAGGCCTGATAACAGCTCATGCAGA is drawn from Bradyrhizobium diazoefficiens and contains these coding sequences:
- a CDS encoding four-helix bundle copper-binding protein; protein product: MARIEDMTRCIELCMSCYQACLGTAMNHCLETGGKHVEPKHFRLMMACAEMCRTSAHFMLINTPHHKHTCGECAEICAECAQDCERLGGMDECVAMCRSCAESCRAMAT
- a CDS encoding (2Fe-2S)-binding protein — encoded protein: MIKLIGNGHEHTLGAEPDTPLLYILRDQLGLNGPKFGCGLGQCGACTVLLNGEAVFSCLTPLLLAAGKEVTTVEGLGTEGSPGPMQRAFIEEQAAQCGYCIAGMMMRAQALLRKNSSPSDVDIRTAMEPNLCRCGTHMRIMRAIKRAAALMKTADAGTSGRASP
- a CDS encoding cytochrome c is translated as MVLSRLIGLVVLLVVLVSGSYGVFAWHSAIPAIDPPKASSFDPELVRRGDVLASIGNCNTCHTRANGPSFAGGLRIPTQFGSIFTTNITPDAETGIGRWSEAAFARAMHDGVDREGRHLYPAFPYDHFTHVTGEDIGALYAYFMTRQPVRAEAPPNDLRFPLNLRFAVAGWKLLFFRPGVFQPDSQRDAAWNRGAYLVEGLAHCGSCHTPRNTLGAEQRNKPYTGGEAEGWTAYALNANSPSSVPWDKDALFHYLRHGWHAAHGAARGPMAPVIDNLGVLPDDDLAAMATYVADIAGPPSLERAQRGRAILKSTTEVGRGAGSTSGDTETTTPTMTTTGGAIYTATCAPCHESRRAVPYGGIDLARSTGPNGPTARNLINVVLWGLPPSNGLRSPIMPGFSEAMSDEQLRALVTYVRQRFSDGPAWTNIDQDIRDARTGKFDVGIYPAPSTDPALGVVSQREVR
- a CDS encoding DUF72 domain-containing protein; the encoded protein is MARVLIGTSGWHYQSWRGSFFPEGLPLKQQLRFYASQFETTELNGVFYRTPTPEAVKAWREQTGEDFIFAWKASKFITHWKRLSDASENSLALLEDRASLLVGKVGPILFQLPPQFEANADRLASFFKLLSKKRRYSFEFRHPSWYQSRILRMLADENISLCLSDHHDAPAPWKRTADFVYVRGHGPSGRYHGHYTKPTLAQWARRITSWKRQGCDVYVYFDNDQKSAAPADARKLKALLEPTLRDHPQPNRRSP
- a CDS encoding molybdopterin cofactor-binding domain-containing protein; the protein is MTGMPVVLSRRHVVAGAGALIVSFAAARVLAQEDGAAQHVPSGARVPPPESLPGSLKHAPLLDSWIRIDANGAITVFTGKAELGQGIKTALLQVAAEQLDVPLAALALQTADTALTANEGFTAGSHSMQDSGTAILHASAQVRMLLIAEAGRRLGLPADQLKTSGGAVTAPDGRKLSYGELVADQMLHVRAQPNSPLKDPSTFAVMNIAVRRVDIPAKVTGGAAYVQDMRPPDMVHARIIRPPSYGARLVSIDTSQVERAPGVVKVVRDGNFLAVIAKGEYQAVKAMRRLAAAATWEEHATLPRLPELRDAITSLPSQDFEILKQGQPGGSGGRRLEARFTRPYQSHGSIGPSCAVAQASGDEVTVWTHTQGVFPDRDAIAEMLRLPKENVRCIHVEGSGCYGHNGADDAAADAALIARGYPGVPVRVQWMREQEHGWEPYGPAMVTHLAASLGEDGAIRDWYHEVWSNTHSMRPGGAGSLLAAQHLADAFAVPAPKPLPLPEGGGDRNAIPLYKFPNARVVHHFLPTMPLRVSALRALGAYMNVFSIESFMDELAEAAGQDPVQFRLKHLEDPRARDVVAAAAEKFRWSSYQRKAGRGRGFAFARYKNLAAYCAIAAEVEVDRDSGRTRLARAVAAVDSGQIVNPDGLVNQVEGAILQSASWTLYESVSFDDTRITSIDWSTYPIMRFAQVPDSIEVHLINRPGLPFLGAGETGQGPAAGAVANAVADAIGKRIRDLPLSRERIKQASI